In Amycolatopsis jiangsuensis, the following proteins share a genomic window:
- a CDS encoding Asp23/Gls24 family envelope stress response protein: protein MAQVDRPRSDLAEPAERGSLSIAHAVVRKVAQHAADQVPGIVASERRVAGVHTGQTGATAKVAGSDNDVDLALDLALRYPAPVRTVTGDVRAKVVEEVERLTSYHVRTLAVTVSALLPDVAPRVQ, encoded by the coding sequence GTGGCGCAGGTCGACCGGCCCCGCAGTGACCTGGCCGAACCGGCCGAGCGTGGTTCGCTGAGCATCGCGCACGCCGTGGTGCGCAAGGTCGCCCAGCACGCCGCGGACCAGGTGCCCGGCATCGTGGCGAGTGAACGCCGCGTCGCCGGGGTCCACACCGGACAGACGGGCGCCACCGCGAAGGTGGCCGGTTCGGACAACGACGTCGACCTCGCGCTGGACCTCGCGCTGCGATACCCGGCGCCGGTGCGGACGGTGACCGGCGACGTGCGGGCGAAGGTCGTCGAGGAGGTCGAGCGGCTCACCTCCTACCACGTGCGCACGCTGGCGGTGACGGTGTCCGCGCTGCTCCCGGACGTCGCGCCGAGGGTGCAGTGA
- a CDS encoding DUF6286 domain-containing protein → MRVFVRLLSTVLALAVAAGGALLALEVGWRWWQPGRGPLLVPWPLWRTELSTLDWTSTAVRITAGIAVVAGIVVMLLAFGAGDRKVRLTEPAEGVSVSTSPRALARMVGLAVRAQDNVRGASVTASARRVRVRATSRMENEEQLRPRLLETVAAVLDDLPLARRPKVTVVVDSPKDRR, encoded by the coding sequence ATGCGGGTTTTCGTCCGGCTGCTGTCCACTGTTCTCGCTCTGGCAGTGGCCGCCGGCGGTGCGCTGCTCGCGCTCGAGGTCGGCTGGCGCTGGTGGCAACCCGGCCGCGGTCCGCTGCTGGTGCCGTGGCCGCTGTGGCGGACCGAGCTGTCCACACTGGACTGGACGAGTACCGCGGTACGGATCACCGCCGGAATCGCGGTGGTCGCCGGAATCGTGGTGATGCTGCTGGCGTTCGGCGCGGGCGACCGGAAGGTGCGGCTGACCGAACCGGCCGAAGGCGTCAGCGTGAGCACGTCACCGCGAGCGCTCGCGCGGATGGTCGGGCTCGCGGTGCGCGCGCAGGACAACGTGCGCGGCGCGTCCGTCACGGCCAGCGCCCGTCGCGTGCGGGTGCGCGCGACGAGCCGGATGGAGAACGAGGAACAGCTGCGGCCGCGGCTGCTGGAAACGGTCGCGGCCGTGCTGGACGACCTTCCGCTGGCCCGCCGGCCGAAGGTGACCGTGGTCGTCGATTCACCGAAGGACCGTCGATGA
- a CDS encoding alkaline shock response membrane anchor protein AmaP — protein sequence MSSVAAARRAQGRSYGAERTLTCLVGAVAVLAGAAALVVGMGWLGRFRGHRPVLDPIAMDWLHGHVLYARIGAIVLGVLLLVLGLWWLLRSLRPERHPDLRLDETPGAELTVTSGALAGAVRTDAEQVEGVTRARVRSVGTDAEPALRITLWLGEGTEVRRVWEDLEGHVLTRARESLGVDTLPTAVRLELDTAGAARVR from the coding sequence GTGAGCAGCGTTGCCGCCGCCCGCCGTGCCCAGGGCCGATCGTATGGCGCCGAGCGCACGCTGACCTGCCTGGTGGGCGCGGTCGCGGTGCTCGCCGGGGCGGCCGCGCTGGTGGTCGGCATGGGCTGGCTGGGCCGGTTCCGCGGGCACCGTCCCGTACTCGATCCGATCGCGATGGACTGGCTGCACGGGCACGTGCTGTACGCGCGGATCGGCGCGATCGTGCTCGGGGTGCTGCTGCTGGTGCTCGGGCTGTGGTGGCTGCTGCGCTCCCTGCGTCCGGAACGGCATCCGGACCTGCGTCTGGACGAGACGCCGGGTGCCGAACTGACGGTGACCTCCGGCGCGCTCGCCGGCGCCGTCCGGACCGACGCGGAACAGGTCGAGGGCGTCACCCGCGCCCGCGTCCGCTCGGTCGGCACGGACGCCGAACCGGCCCTGCGCATCACGTTGTGGCTCGGCGAGGGCACCGAGGTGCGGCGGGTGTGGGAGGACCTCGAAGGCCACGTGCTGACCCGGGCTCGTGAATCGCTGGGGGTCGACACGCTGCCCACCGCGGTGCGCCTGGAACTCGACACGGCGGGTGCGGCGCGCGTGCGCTGA
- a CDS encoding ATP-dependent DNA ligase has protein sequence MALPLAAPLKPMLAKPAKAIPGSGGLLFEPKWDGFRCLVFRDGEEISLQSRAEKPLNRYFPEVATELLASLPERIVLDGELVVARGGKLDFDALTERIHPAESRVRLLARESPAQFVAFDLLALGDESFVDEPTSARRARLTQLSGVALTPATTDPATARHWFELFEGAGLDGVIGKPLDEPYAPGKRILVKYKHSRTADCVLAGLRWHVDSAPGEAVGSLLLGLYDDEGLLHHVGVVGSFPAARRRELATELAPLITGGEGHPWLGDAVREGQRIPGGITRWRSKEQPWVPLRLERVAEVSYEHTEGGYPSRFRHTAQFGRWRPDREPSSCGYAQLDEPARYDLDAVFRGEVVRTR, from the coding sequence ATGGCCCTTCCCTTGGCGGCACCGCTCAAGCCCATGCTCGCGAAGCCGGCGAAAGCCATTCCCGGCTCCGGCGGGCTGCTGTTCGAGCCCAAGTGGGACGGGTTCCGCTGCCTCGTTTTCCGTGACGGCGAGGAGATCAGTCTGCAGTCGCGCGCGGAGAAGCCGCTCAACCGGTACTTCCCCGAGGTCGCGACGGAGCTGCTGGCGAGCCTGCCGGAGCGGATCGTGCTGGACGGCGAACTCGTGGTCGCCCGCGGCGGGAAGCTCGACTTCGACGCGCTCACCGAGCGCATCCACCCGGCCGAGAGCCGGGTCCGGTTGCTCGCCCGGGAGTCGCCCGCACAGTTCGTCGCCTTCGACCTGCTCGCACTCGGTGACGAGTCCTTTGTGGACGAGCCGACCTCGGCGCGCAGGGCACGGCTGACGCAGCTGTCCGGCGTAGCACTGACCCCGGCCACGACCGATCCGGCCACCGCACGGCACTGGTTCGAGCTGTTCGAAGGCGCCGGCCTCGACGGGGTGATCGGCAAGCCCCTGGACGAGCCCTACGCACCGGGTAAGCGGATTCTGGTCAAGTACAAGCATTCCCGCACCGCGGACTGCGTGCTGGCCGGGCTGCGGTGGCACGTCGACTCCGCGCCGGGGGAGGCGGTCGGATCGTTGCTGCTCGGCCTGTACGACGACGAAGGGCTCCTGCACCACGTCGGCGTCGTCGGCTCGTTCCCGGCGGCCCGGCGGCGGGAACTGGCCACCGAACTGGCGCCGTTGATCACCGGCGGCGAGGGCCACCCGTGGCTCGGCGACGCGGTGCGCGAAGGCCAGCGGATCCCGGGCGGAATCACGCGCTGGCGGTCGAAGGAACAGCCGTGGGTGCCGTTGCGCCTGGAGCGAGTGGCGGAAGTGTCCTACGAGCACACCGAAGGCGGCTATCCGTCGCGGTTCCGGCACACCGCGCAGTTCGGCCGCTGGCGCCCGGACCGTGAACCGTCCTCGTGCGGGTACGCCCAGCTCGACGAGCCGGCCCGCTACGACCTGGACGCAGTGTTCCGCGGCGAGGTCGTGCGGACCCGCTGA
- a CDS encoding MarR family winged helix-turn-helix transcriptional regulator, translated as MTACWLITVGLLAYLKRAEQATQQAKEQVLRDYGITPAQQAALTIVSEHEGISSAELARQCQVTRQTMNSTVGRLEARGLIQRTPHPMHRTLIELTLTGYGRDLFERADARVSALDTDLAAELSPAELSTLKDLLTRVTDHAPRAATHKFEQPPAKTP; from the coding sequence GTGACAGCATGCTGGCTTATCACTGTCGGCCTGCTCGCCTACCTCAAGCGCGCGGAACAGGCCACGCAGCAAGCGAAGGAGCAGGTGCTGCGCGACTACGGCATCACGCCGGCACAGCAGGCCGCGCTGACCATCGTCAGCGAACACGAGGGCATCAGCTCCGCCGAGCTGGCGCGGCAGTGCCAGGTCACGCGGCAGACGATGAACAGCACCGTGGGCCGGCTCGAAGCTCGCGGCCTCATCCAGCGCACACCGCATCCGATGCACCGCACCCTGATCGAGCTCACGCTCACCGGGTACGGCCGCGACCTGTTCGAGCGCGCGGACGCGCGGGTCTCCGCGCTCGACACCGACCTCGCCGCCGAGCTCAGCCCCGCCGAACTCAGCACCCTCAAGGACCTGCTCACCCGCGTCACCGACCACGCGCCCCGCGCCGCCACGCACAAGTTCGAGCAGCCACCGGCGAAGACCCCGTAA
- a CDS encoding alpha/beta fold hydrolase, whose amino-acid sequence MHRRFARRLRLRARLVAATLTVLALAGCTTGPSVRPAVIDNDGRTAPASPSNAAPVPLPALTPPQGSSLRWADCGEDTRERIGTPGVPASLQFGCARMTVPLDAPEDAQRLLARVYLLKVGTGPIPLVVVNDVGGEPGSVHAARLAAQLPPAFLEKFSLIGVDRRGTGLSGGVQCAPEEVRPALLGADPAQGGLGSVLDAARRVGQQCAIDLDTAQTALDSWRTAGDLEQLRRALGSDRLNALGRGDGSKVLSEYAVRYPGQVGRMVLDGLPDPGADRGAVLDAVAGGAQAAFDAFAADCAARGCALGDAKAALKTVTDRLRTAPATTPGGVAMSAGIATYAVYLGLADRTRWPALADALTAARDGDLTALATFTDPVLIDTRDRASRISSTIATRCNDSSTRLPADQIDRTEAGLRGKYPQFGAAVAQELAWCGAWPVRREPLPAAGAPGAPPILVAATAADPVTPQLGTTRAADQMPSAVTVTWQGAGHGAVGPSTCVTTAVQSFLIDGKVPESGTLCPA is encoded by the coding sequence GTGCACCGCCGTTTCGCCCGCCGCCTCCGCCTGCGTGCCCGGCTGGTCGCGGCGACGCTGACAGTCCTCGCGCTGGCCGGGTGCACGACCGGGCCGTCGGTGCGCCCGGCCGTGATCGACAACGACGGGCGCACGGCCCCGGCGTCGCCGTCGAACGCCGCTCCGGTGCCGCTGCCCGCGCTCACGCCACCGCAGGGGTCTTCCCTGCGCTGGGCCGACTGCGGCGAGGACACCCGCGAGCGGATCGGCACCCCCGGCGTACCCGCGTCACTGCAATTCGGTTGTGCACGGATGACCGTTCCGCTGGATGCCCCCGAGGACGCCCAGCGCCTGCTGGCGCGCGTCTACCTGCTGAAGGTGGGCACCGGGCCGATCCCGCTGGTCGTGGTGAACGACGTCGGTGGGGAACCGGGTTCGGTGCACGCCGCGCGGCTGGCCGCCCAGCTGCCTCCCGCGTTCCTGGAGAAGTTCTCGCTGATCGGCGTGGACCGGCGGGGCACCGGGCTGTCCGGCGGGGTGCAGTGCGCGCCGGAGGAGGTGCGGCCCGCGCTGCTCGGCGCCGATCCGGCCCAGGGCGGGCTGGGCAGTGTGCTCGACGCCGCCCGCCGGGTCGGTCAGCAGTGCGCGATCGACCTGGACACCGCGCAGACCGCGCTGGACAGCTGGCGCACCGCCGGGGATCTCGAGCAGCTGCGGCGGGCACTCGGATCGGACCGGCTCAACGCACTCGGCCGGGGAGACGGGTCGAAAGTGCTGTCGGAGTACGCCGTGCGCTATCCCGGGCAGGTGGGCCGGATGGTGCTGGACGGCCTGCCCGATCCGGGCGCCGACCGCGGGGCGGTGCTCGACGCGGTCGCCGGTGGCGCGCAGGCCGCTTTCGACGCGTTCGCCGCCGACTGCGCCGCCCGCGGATGCGCGCTGGGCGACGCGAAAGCCGCATTGAAGACGGTGACCGACCGGCTGCGTACGGCACCGGCCACCACCCCGGGCGGCGTCGCCATGAGCGCGGGAATCGCCACCTACGCGGTCTATCTGGGCCTCGCCGACCGCACCCGCTGGCCGGCGCTGGCCGATGCGCTGACCGCGGCGCGGGACGGCGACCTGACGGCGCTGGCGACGTTCACCGATCCGGTGCTGATCGACACCCGCGACCGCGCGTCGCGGATCAGCAGCACCATCGCGACCCGCTGCAACGACTCGTCCACCCGGCTGCCCGCCGACCAGATCGACCGGACCGAGGCGGGCTTGCGCGGCAAGTACCCGCAGTTCGGCGCCGCCGTCGCCCAGGAACTCGCGTGGTGCGGCGCCTGGCCGGTGCGGCGCGAACCGCTGCCCGCCGCGGGCGCGCCCGGCGCCCCGCCGATCCTGGTCGCGGCCACCGCGGCCGACCCGGTGACCCCTCAGCTCGGCACGACCCGCGCGGCCGACCAGATGCCCAGCGCGGTCACCGTCACCTGGCAGGGCGCCGGCCACGGCGCGGTGGGCCCGTCCACCTGCGTGACCACCGCGGTGCAGAGCTTCCTGATCGACGGAAAGGTCCCGGAGAGCGGCACCCTCTGCCCCGCCTGA
- a CDS encoding DUF2630 family protein, which produces MTDGGILGRIDDLIAQEHDLRARSVGVGLSGTDKDRLARLEQELDQCWDLLRQRRARSEFAENPDEAQARPVGEVEGYRQ; this is translated from the coding sequence ATGACGGACGGCGGCATCCTGGGCCGGATCGACGACCTGATCGCCCAAGAGCACGACCTGCGTGCCCGCTCGGTGGGCGTCGGGCTCTCGGGAACGGACAAGGACCGGCTGGCCAGGCTCGAACAGGAACTCGACCAGTGCTGGGACCTGCTGCGCCAGCGCCGCGCACGCAGCGAGTTCGCGGAAAACCCGGACGAGGCGCAAGCCCGCCCGGTCGGCGAGGTCGAGGGCTACCGCCAGTAG
- the trxA gene encoding thioredoxin: MSTLELTADNFDRTVTDNEFVLIDFWASWCGPCKQFAPVYEKASEKHEDIVFSKVDTEAQQQLAAAFDIRSIPTLAVIRDKTLIFAQPGALPEAALEDVIRQAREVDMDEVRKAVESEQADQTPQS, from the coding sequence ATGAGCACACTGGAACTGACCGCGGACAACTTCGACCGGACCGTGACCGACAACGAGTTCGTGCTGATCGACTTCTGGGCCAGTTGGTGCGGGCCGTGCAAGCAGTTCGCGCCGGTCTACGAGAAGGCGTCGGAAAAGCACGAGGACATCGTGTTCTCCAAGGTCGACACCGAGGCGCAGCAGCAGCTCGCCGCCGCGTTCGACATCCGCTCGATCCCGACGCTGGCCGTGATCCGCGACAAGACGCTGATCTTCGCCCAGCCCGGCGCGCTGCCGGAGGCGGCGCTGGAGGACGTGATCCGCCAGGCCCGCGAGGTCGACATGGACGAGGTCCGCAAGGCCGTGGAGTCCGAGCAGGCCGACCAGACGCCACAGAGCTGA
- a CDS encoding proline dehydrogenase family protein, translated as MLRAPLLAAARSRRMRALIEAVPATRSVVRRFVSGAATADAVRVARELAADGRRITIDHLGEDTTDAGQAAATVQAYEQLLSALAEQGLAEGADVSVKLSAVGQFLAGDGEDVALENARKICAAAEAVGATVTLDMEDHTTTDSTLGILRKLRGEYPWVGAVLQAYLRRTEQDCRELSGPGSRVRLCKGAYAEPETAAFQEKSEVDKSYVRCLRVLMAGQGYPMVASHDPRMIAIAQQLAADAGRTASDHEFQMLYGIRPQEQQRIAGSGATMRVYVPCGDEWYGYFMRRLAERPANLAFFLRGLATRS; from the coding sequence ATGCTGCGTGCCCCGTTGCTCGCCGCCGCCCGTTCGCGGCGGATGCGAGCGTTGATCGAAGCAGTGCCCGCCACCCGGTCCGTGGTGCGCCGGTTCGTTTCCGGCGCTGCCACCGCCGACGCCGTGCGCGTCGCCCGCGAACTGGCCGCGGACGGACGCAGGATCACCATCGACCACCTCGGCGAGGACACCACCGACGCCGGCCAGGCGGCGGCGACCGTGCAGGCCTACGAGCAGCTGCTGTCCGCGCTGGCGGAACAGGGCCTCGCGGAAGGCGCGGACGTGTCGGTGAAGCTGTCGGCCGTTGGGCAGTTCCTGGCCGGCGACGGCGAGGACGTCGCACTGGAGAACGCGCGGAAGATCTGCGCAGCGGCCGAGGCCGTGGGCGCGACGGTCACCCTCGACATGGAGGACCACACCACCACGGACTCGACGCTCGGCATCCTGCGGAAGCTGCGCGGCGAGTACCCCTGGGTGGGCGCGGTGCTGCAGGCCTACCTGCGGCGCACCGAGCAGGACTGCCGCGAGCTGTCCGGCCCTGGCTCACGCGTGCGGCTGTGCAAGGGTGCCTACGCCGAACCGGAAACCGCGGCGTTCCAGGAGAAGTCCGAAGTGGACAAGTCCTATGTGCGCTGTCTGCGGGTGCTGATGGCCGGGCAGGGCTATCCGATGGTGGCCTCGCACGATCCGCGGATGATCGCGATCGCGCAGCAGCTGGCCGCCGACGCCGGGCGCACCGCGTCCGACCACGAGTTCCAAATGCTCTACGGCATCCGCCCGCAGGAACAGCAGCGGATCGCCGGGTCGGGCGCCACCATGCGGGTGTACGTGCCGTGTGGCGACGAGTGGTACGGCTACTTCATGCGGCGGCTGGCCGAACGCCCGGCGAACCTGGCGTTCTTCCTGCGCGGGCTCGCCACCCGGTCCTGA
- the pruA gene encoding L-glutamate gamma-semialdehyde dehydrogenase, with the protein MDAVTQTPAPKNEPVYTYAPGSAERAELEGALKKLGQAGPVDLTVTVGGEQRAGGGEKIDVVQPHKHSHVLGTIQSASQQDASDAIAAAAKAAPEWRGLSYDDRAAILLRAADLLTGPWRATINAATMLGQSKTATQAEIDSACELADFWRFNVEYGRRVLAEQPMSSSGVWNRMEHRPLEGFVYAVTPFNFTAISGNLPTAPALMGNTVLWKPSPTQSFAAHLTMRLLEEAGLPPGVINLLPGDGKAVSEVALKHRDLAGIHFTGSTPTFQHLWSTVGANISGYRGYPRIVGETGGKDFVVAHPSADLDVLRTALVRGAFEYQGQKCSAASRAYVPRSLWEQLKDGLVRETEAISYGDVTDFSHFGGAVIDRRAFEKHASLFERVKGDSEVEILTGGTADDSVGYFVQPTVLVSTNPKHEIFSTEYFGPILSVYVYEDSDFDGILKVIDETAAYALTGAVIANDRTAVAKASEALRFAAGNFYVNDKPTGAVVGQQPFGGARASGTNDKAGSIFNLLRWTSPRSIKETFVPPTTVRYPHQG; encoded by the coding sequence GTGGACGCCGTGACCCAGACCCCCGCCCCGAAGAACGAGCCGGTGTACACGTACGCACCGGGCAGCGCCGAGCGCGCCGAGCTGGAGGGCGCGTTGAAGAAGCTGGGTCAGGCCGGACCGGTCGACCTGACTGTGACCGTCGGCGGCGAGCAGCGTGCCGGCGGCGGCGAGAAGATCGACGTTGTCCAGCCGCACAAGCACAGTCACGTTCTCGGCACCATCCAGAGCGCTTCGCAGCAGGACGCGTCCGATGCGATCGCTGCCGCTGCGAAGGCGGCGCCGGAGTGGCGCGGGCTGTCCTACGACGACCGTGCCGCCATCCTGCTGCGCGCGGCCGATCTGCTGACCGGGCCGTGGCGCGCGACCATCAACGCGGCCACCATGCTCGGCCAGTCGAAGACGGCGACCCAGGCCGAGATCGACTCCGCCTGCGAACTCGCCGACTTCTGGCGGTTCAACGTCGAGTACGGCCGCCGCGTGCTGGCCGAGCAGCCGATGAGCTCGTCCGGCGTGTGGAACCGCATGGAGCACCGTCCGCTCGAAGGCTTCGTCTACGCGGTCACGCCGTTCAACTTCACCGCCATCTCCGGCAACCTGCCCACCGCGCCGGCACTGATGGGCAACACCGTCCTGTGGAAGCCCTCGCCCACGCAGAGCTTCGCCGCGCACCTGACGATGCGGCTGCTCGAAGAGGCCGGCCTGCCGCCGGGCGTGATCAACCTGCTGCCCGGCGACGGCAAAGCGGTGTCCGAAGTCGCGCTGAAGCACCGTGACCTCGCCGGCATCCACTTCACCGGCTCGACGCCCACGTTCCAGCACCTGTGGAGCACTGTCGGCGCGAACATCTCCGGCTACCGCGGCTACCCGCGCATCGTGGGGGAGACGGGCGGCAAGGACTTCGTGGTGGCGCACCCGTCGGCCGACCTCGACGTCCTGCGCACCGCGCTCGTCCGCGGCGCTTTCGAGTACCAGGGTCAGAAGTGCTCCGCCGCTTCGCGTGCGTACGTGCCGCGCAGCCTGTGGGAGCAGCTGAAGGACGGTCTCGTGCGCGAAACCGAGGCGATCAGCTACGGCGACGTGACCGACTTCAGCCACTTCGGCGGTGCGGTCATCGACCGGCGCGCGTTCGAAAAGCACGCTTCGCTGTTCGAGCGGGTCAAGGGTGACTCCGAAGTGGAGATCCTGACCGGCGGCACGGCCGACGACAGCGTGGGCTACTTCGTGCAGCCGACCGTCCTCGTGTCGACCAATCCGAAGCACGAAATCTTCAGCACCGAGTACTTCGGGCCGATTCTGTCTGTGTACGTCTACGAGGACTCCGACTTCGACGGCATCCTGAAGGTCATCGACGAGACCGCTGCGTACGCGCTGACCGGTGCTGTGATCGCGAACGACCGCACGGCTGTCGCGAAGGCGTCCGAGGCGCTGCGGTTCGCCGCGGGCAACTTCTACGTCAACGACAAGCCGACCGGCGCCGTCGTCGGGCAGCAGCCGTTCGGCGGGGCCCGCGCTTCCGGCACCAACGACAAGGCCGGCTCGATCTTCAACCTGCTTCGCTGGACGAGCCCGCGCTCGATCAAGGAGACCTTCGTGCCGCCGACGACCGTGCGCTACCCGCACCAGGGCTGA
- a CDS encoding PucR family transcriptional regulator has product MSGPDPFAGTSLRHVLATLGEPLVRVLVAPRGLGVPVQDVVILDPEDPPETHPGDLVLVIGARGRSAAAAIRAAGRGGAAAVAVKGEGGIEVAADAGVALLTVGAEARWEQVEALARGVVDAARAGGEAETGEVLGDLFALAQTVATLTGGLVSIEDTASRVLAYSRAGDEVDELRRLSILGREGPERYLAMLREWGVYQRLRAGEGIVRVDERPELGIRRRIAAGIHAGSQPLGTIWVQEGAQPLTEQAEVALLGASRTLAPQLIRARTLPDPQLRLREDLLAGLLDGRVDAESVADDIGADPARPAQVLAFTLTPQQPSAASNRLLRRAELVHLIAVHTAAYRRSALVSVLGGRVYALLPDLPEHSDAAVLALAKEIVAAARKHLDAPVRAAIGGVVPRLSDAAASRGDADRVLVAMTRGHWTGNVASLADVRADVLLSEVLAYLADQPRIRDPRLAELLAHDADHGGILVPAVLAYLDAFGDVRAAARELNIHPNTVRYRVRRASEVSGIVLTDPAQRLLTELQLRLPR; this is encoded by the coding sequence GTGAGTGGCCCCGATCCCTTCGCCGGCACTTCGCTTCGGCATGTCCTCGCGACGCTCGGCGAACCACTCGTCCGGGTGCTCGTCGCGCCGCGCGGTCTCGGCGTCCCGGTGCAGGACGTGGTCATCCTCGACCCCGAAGACCCACCCGAAACGCATCCTGGTGACCTCGTGCTGGTGATCGGCGCGCGTGGCCGGTCCGCGGCCGCGGCGATCCGCGCGGCCGGCCGCGGCGGGGCAGCTGCAGTGGCGGTGAAGGGCGAAGGCGGCATCGAGGTTGCTGCCGACGCAGGCGTCGCGCTGCTGACAGTGGGCGCGGAAGCGCGCTGGGAACAGGTGGAGGCGCTGGCTCGCGGGGTGGTCGACGCGGCGCGCGCGGGTGGCGAAGCGGAGACCGGTGAGGTGCTCGGCGATCTGTTCGCGCTGGCGCAAACGGTTGCCACCCTCACTGGCGGCTTGGTCAGCATCGAGGACACCGCGAGCCGCGTGCTGGCGTACTCGCGCGCGGGCGACGAAGTGGACGAGCTGCGACGGCTGTCGATTCTCGGCCGCGAAGGGCCGGAGCGATACCTGGCGATGCTTCGCGAGTGGGGCGTGTACCAGCGGCTGCGCGCGGGTGAGGGAATCGTGCGCGTGGACGAACGGCCGGAGCTCGGGATCCGACGGCGGATCGCTGCCGGCATTCACGCCGGTTCGCAACCGCTCGGCACGATATGGGTGCAGGAAGGCGCACAGCCGCTGACCGAGCAGGCCGAGGTCGCGCTGCTCGGCGCCAGCCGCACGCTCGCGCCCCAGCTGATCCGCGCGCGGACGCTTCCCGACCCACAGCTGCGGCTGCGCGAAGACCTGCTGGCCGGGCTGCTCGACGGCCGGGTCGACGCGGAGTCGGTGGCCGACGACATCGGTGCCGATCCGGCGCGGCCCGCGCAGGTGCTGGCGTTCACGCTCACCCCGCAGCAGCCGTCCGCCGCGTCGAACCGGCTGTTGCGGCGAGCGGAGCTGGTGCATTTGATCGCCGTGCACACTGCTGCGTACCGGCGCAGCGCCTTGGTCAGCGTGCTCGGCGGTCGCGTGTACGCGCTGCTGCCGGACCTTCCGGAACACTCGGACGCTGCCGTGCTCGCTTTGGCGAAGGAAATCGTCGCAGCGGCGCGAAAGCACCTCGACGCGCCCGTACGCGCGGCGATAGGCGGCGTCGTACCACGGCTGTCCGACGCAGCTGCTTCGCGCGGCGACGCAGACCGCGTACTGGTGGCGATGACGCGCGGGCATTGGACAGGCAACGTGGCGTCTCTCGCCGACGTACGCGCCGACGTGTTGCTGTCAGAGGTCCTGGCGTACCTCGCGGACCAGCCGCGCATCCGAGACCCGAGGCTGGCCGAGCTGCTGGCACACGACGCCGACCACGGCGGCATCCTCGTGCCCGCGGTGCTCGCGTACCTCGACGCCTTCGGCGACGTCCGCGCGGCCGCACGAGAGCTGAACATCCACCCGAACACAGTGCGATACCGCGTACGGCGCGCCAGCGAGGTGTCCGGCATCGTCCTGACTGATCCGGCGCAACGGTTGCTGACCGAGTTGCAGCTGCGGCTGCCGCGGTAA
- a CDS encoding maleylpyruvate isomerase N-terminal domain-containing protein: MDLFPRAWNALREAVHTLEGGQWVTPSGCAGWLVQDLVVHLIIDAQDILITLASTTGAPPTLTAQSYWQRSGEAPDGTDAESAFVRRSAAAYGTTAWLLHHFDDLTVAAGRAASAADPDTRVETRDEVLTVDAYLTTYVLESTLHHLDLVAQLSGVDGPPADTLAASRAMVEDVLGFPLPPALDDRAALLVATGRRAPSPEEATALGALTAKLPVVLG; this comes from the coding sequence GTGGACCTCTTCCCCCGCGCCTGGAACGCCCTGCGAGAAGCCGTGCACACGCTGGAAGGCGGGCAGTGGGTCACCCCGTCGGGCTGCGCCGGCTGGCTCGTGCAGGACCTGGTCGTGCATCTCATCATCGACGCCCAGGACATCCTGATCACACTCGCCTCCACCACCGGCGCGCCGCCGACCCTGACCGCGCAGAGCTACTGGCAGCGAAGCGGGGAGGCACCGGACGGCACCGACGCGGAATCCGCGTTCGTCCGCCGCAGCGCGGCCGCCTACGGCACCACTGCCTGGCTCCTCCACCATTTCGACGACCTGACCGTGGCCGCAGGCCGGGCAGCGTCGGCCGCCGACCCGGACACCCGCGTGGAAACCCGCGACGAGGTGCTGACCGTCGACGCCTACCTCACCACTTACGTTCTCGAGTCCACGCTGCACCACCTGGATCTGGTGGCGCAGCTGTCCGGAGTGGACGGACCACCGGCGGACACCCTTGCCGCCTCCCGCGCCATGGTGGAGGACGTCCTCGGCTTCCCGCTGCCCCCGGCCCTGGACGACCGCGCAGCACTGCTGGTGGCCACCGGACGACGTGCGCCGTCACCGGAGGAAGCCACCGCACTCGGCGCGCTGACCGCGAAGCTGCCCGTGGTCCTCGGGTGA